TGACGCCCGTCCGGGCCGATGCGTCGGGCGCCGACCACCGAGGCGTACTCGGGGCGGTGGGTGAGGAACCAACGCAGCCGGGCACCCAGCTCCGGCAGCCGGTGCAGGGTCCGCGCGGGCAGCCGGGTGACGGCCGCCAACGGCAGCAGGCCCACCACCGAACGCACCTTCAACGGCACCTTCGTCCCGTCGGCCAGCCGCAGCACGTCATAGAAGAACGCGTCCTCCTCGTCCCAGAGCCCCTGGTCGTACGCGGCCGCCGCGATGTAGGTGAAGTGCTCGAAGAACTTCGTCGCGGTGTCCACCCAGGTGCGATCGTGCTCGGCCAGCACGATGGCGATGTCCAGCAGGTTGAGCGCGTACATCGCCATCCAGCCGGTGCCGTCGGACTGCTCCAGCACCCCGGCCACCGGCAACGCCGCCGACCGGTCGAACGGGCCGACGTTGTCCAACCCGAGGAAGCCGCCCTCGAAGACGTTGTTGCCACCGGTGTCCTTGCGGTTGACCCACCAGGTGAAGTTCATCAGCAGCTTGTGCATCATCCGGGCCAGGAAGTCGTGGTCCCGGCTGCCGTCGATCTCGAACACCTTCAACGCCGCCCAGGCGTGCACCGGCGGGTTGACGTCGCCGAACGCCCACTCGTACGCCGGGATCTGCCCGTTGGGGTGCAGGTACCACTCCCGCAGCAGGAGCAGCAGCTGGTCCTTGGCGAAGCCGGGGTCGACCCGCGCGATGCTCACGCAGTGGAAGGCCAGGTCCCACGCGGCGTACCACGGGTACTCCCACGGATCCGGCATCGAGATCACGTCGAAGCTGGTCATGTGCCACCAGGCACTGTTGCGGCCGTGCCGGCGCCCGGCCGGCGGCGCCGACCCCGGATCGCCGTCGAGCCACCGTTTGACGTCGAAGTGGTAGAACTGTTTGCCCCACATCAGCCCGGCGATGGCCTGCCGGGCGATCAACGCCTCGTCGGCGCTGGCCTTGGCGGGGATCACCCCGTCGAAGAACCGGTTCGCCTCCGCCCGCCGCGCCCACACCACGGTCTCGAAACCGTCGCCCAGGTCCGCCGCGGGCGGGTCGACGGCACCCGGCGGCGGGGCCGTACGGGTCAGCCGCAGCCGGATCTGACGCTGCTCGCCGGCCGGCACGTCCAGCACGTAGTGCAGCGCGCCCTTGGTGCCGGTCAGCTCCGGGTTCACCGTCTCGGCCCCGTCGACCACGTGGTCGTTGATGCCGTCCTTCGGGTACGGCGTACGGCTCGCCAGCCCCCACAGCCGCTCGGCGTTGGTGTCGTTGTCGCAGAGCAGCGGCGTCGGGTCGCCGTCACCTTCGAGCCGGACCTGCCCGAGCACCCAGTGCTCGCCGAGCAGCCGGCTGCCCTCCCCGACGATCTGCGGCACCCGGTCACCGCCGGGCAGCCCCCACGCCCAGGTGTTGCGGAACCACAGGTGCGGCAGCACGTGCAGCCGCTCGCGCTGGTCCCCCCGGTTGACCACGGTCACCACCACGCACATGTCCGTCGGGGTGGCCTTGGCGAAGTCGACCGTCACCGCCCAGTACCGGTCGTCGTCGAAGATGCCGGTG
Above is a window of Verrucosispora sp. NA02020 DNA encoding:
- a CDS encoding glucosidase — translated: MAAVVKYPGGVEDVEVITDGSPSAPAPDAERVRLAQADAGEQDWRAWGPYLSERAWGTVREDYSEHGTAWDYFPHDHARSRAYRWSEDGMAGVCDDRQTFCFAVALWNERDPILKERMFGLGGDGGNHGEDVKDYWWYEDSTPTHSWMRWRYHYPQAAFPYDELVAVNGLRGRDDTEYELVDTGIFDDDRYWAVTVDFAKATPTDMCVVVTVVNRGDQRERLHVLPHLWFRNTWAWGLPGGDRVPQIVGEGSRLLGEHWVLGQVRLEGDGDPTPLLCDNDTNAERLWGLASRTPYPKDGINDHVVDGAETVNPELTGTKGALHYVLDVPAGEQRQIRLRLTRTAPPPGAVDPPAADLGDGFETVVWARRAEANRFFDGVIPAKASADEALIARQAIAGLMWGKQFYHFDVKRWLDGDPGSAPPAGRRHGRNSAWWHMTSFDVISMPDPWEYPWYAAWDLAFHCVSIARVDPGFAKDQLLLLLREWYLHPNGQIPAYEWAFGDVNPPVHAWAALKVFEIDGSRDHDFLARMMHKLLMNFTWWVNRKDTGGNNVFEGGFLGLDNVGPFDRSAALPVAGVLEQSDGTGWMAMYALNLLDIAIVLAEHDRTWVDTATKFFEHFTYIAAAAYDQGLWDEEDAFFYDVLRLADGTKVPLKVRSVVGLLPLAAVTRLPARTLHRLPELGARLRWFLTHRPEYASVVGARRIGPDGRQQRLLSMCGPEQVVRVLARMLDTDEFLSEYGLRTLSRAHLDKPFAVTLGGQEFCVGYEPAESTSGLFGGNSNWRGPIWMPTNFLLISALRDYAAFFGEDLQVEYPTRSGVKKTLDEIADDLSARLIALFTRDDWGRRPIYGAAQLFQTHPDWRDLIAFPEYFHGDNGAGLGAWHQTGWSALVADLILTLRR